One Bacteroidota bacterium genomic region harbors:
- a CDS encoding molybdenum cofactor guanylyltransferase: MGKVNGIILCGGKSSRMGKDKGLLKFDGKSLMENAISILKPYADQIIICSNNTNYKQFNYPVIPDIIKDIGPAAGILTGLNYSNTDYNIVISCDTPFVDAALIDHLLLSHKSNFDATIPVHGQHVEPLVGIYSKNFIKTLNKYIKQNILKMNRILKDSINIQFVDMKDELLRNKNLFFNINTPSDFDCFRMIKN, encoded by the coding sequence ATGGGTAAAGTAAATGGGATCATATTATGTGGCGGTAAGAGTAGTCGAATGGGGAAGGATAAGGGGCTTTTGAAGTTTGATGGAAAATCATTAATGGAAAATGCTATTAGTATTCTTAAGCCATATGCTGACCAAATAATTATTTGTTCCAATAATACTAATTACAAGCAATTTAACTATCCAGTCATTCCCGACATAATTAAAGATATAGGACCAGCTGCTGGTATTTTGACTGGATTAAATTATTCGAATACAGACTACAATATTGTGATAAGTTGTGATACACCCTTTGTTGATGCAGCTTTAATTGACCATTTGCTTTTATCGCATAAAAGTAACTTTGATGCTACTATTCCTGTTCATGGCCAACATGTAGAGCCACTCGTTGGTATTTATTCAAAAAATTTCATAAAAACACTGAATAAGTACATCAAACAGAATATATTGAAAATGAATAGAATCTTGAAAGATTCTATCAACATACAGTTTGTCGACATGAAAGACGAATTATTACGTAATAAAAACTTGTTCTTCAACATAAATACACCTTCAGATTTTGATTGTTTCAGGATGATAAAGAACTGA
- a CDS encoding Crp/Fnr family transcriptional regulator — MSKFSCNDNVSCHECLNKDSSLFTHISTQHKDFINTAKVHCEFKKGETIFKEGMKPTGLICLNQGKVKIFKEGIGGKEQIIRFARPIQLIGFRAMFAEGNYMSSAVAIEDSRVCHIDKEKVFEVVHKDNELALKIIRRLAYELGDAKTRIVNLTQKHVRGRLAEALIILHDTYGDNLVDGYMDVSIGRNDLADLSNMTTSNASRTLSAFADEGLLMTQGRKIKILKLKDIARISEYG; from the coding sequence ATGAGTAAATTTTCGTGTAATGACAATGTAAGTTGCCATGAATGCCTAAATAAAGATAGTTCACTATTCACCCACATTTCAACTCAGCACAAAGACTTTATTAATACAGCTAAAGTTCATTGTGAGTTCAAGAAAGGTGAAACTATTTTCAAGGAAGGCATGAAACCAACTGGGCTAATTTGCTTGAATCAAGGAAAGGTTAAAATTTTTAAAGAGGGAATTGGAGGGAAAGAGCAAATTATTCGTTTTGCACGCCCTATTCAGCTCATTGGTTTTAGGGCCATGTTTGCTGAAGGTAATTACATGTCCTCAGCAGTTGCAATTGAAGATTCAAGAGTTTGCCATATTGATAAGGAGAAGGTTTTTGAGGTTGTTCATAAGGACAATGAATTAGCCCTTAAAATAATCAGACGATTAGCTTATGAATTGGGTGATGCCAAAACCCGTATTGTTAATCTAACCCAAAAACATGTTAGAGGTAGACTAGCTGAAGCATTAATCATTTTGCACGACACCTATGGTGACAATCTGGTAGATGGATATATGGATGTTTCGATTGGCAGAAATGATTTGGCCGATCTTTCAAATATGACAACTTCAAATGCTAGCCGAACACTATCAGCATTTGCTGATGAGGGATTACTTATGACACAAGGCCGAAAAATCAAAATTCTAAAACTTAAAGATATAGCACGAATAAGCGAATACGGTTGA
- a CDS encoding archaemetzincin family Zn-dependent metalloprotease: MNKHSILLITYGHFEKNFLEQVAVDVSNEFQCRIDIEESHIELSEFYDSTRRQYDGNKLLEEIDSMFLSPDIKKIGIFRVDLFIPILTFIFGQAILNGNSGIASLYRLRNEHYGMPQDEELLISRLKKIIIHELGHTFGLLHCHNPTCVMLSSTYVEDIDQKTQKLCTKCKKLVD, from the coding sequence TTGAATAAACATAGCATTTTATTGATTACATATGGACATTTCGAGAAGAATTTTCTTGAACAGGTCGCTGTTGATGTATCAAATGAGTTTCAATGTAGGATTGATATCGAGGAAAGTCATATTGAATTGAGTGAATTTTATGATTCGACAAGACGGCAGTATGATGGGAACAAGTTATTGGAAGAAATTGATAGTATGTTTTTATCACCTGATATCAAAAAAATAGGCATATTTCGGGTCGATTTATTTATTCCGATACTCACTTTTATTTTTGGTCAGGCCATACTAAATGGTAATTCAGGAATAGCCTCACTCTATAGGCTTCGAAATGAACATTATGGCATGCCACAAGATGAAGAGTTACTGATAAGTCGACTAAAAAAAATAATTATTCATGAGTTAGGTCATACATTTGGATTATTACATTGCCATAATCCAACCTGTGTGATGCTATCGAGTACGTATGTTGAAGATATAGATCAAAAAACACAAAAGCTCTGCACAAAATGCAAAAAGTTAGTTGATTGA
- a CDS encoding sigma-54-dependent Fis family transcriptional regulator produces the protein MVANISILIVDDEESVRDSLFNWFIEDGYQVDRAENAKQALSILESKDFDIILADIKMPGMDGLEMHRRIKAFNKNSIVIIMTAFASVSTAVQALKDGAYDYITKPFDPDDLSHLIRNAANQIALVSENESLKRKVVALENVEDLIGRSKPMIKVLKEVERVAQSNSPVIITGESGTGKELIARAVHSNSQRKFFPLVSVHCGALTESLLESELFGHEKGAFTGAMFNRKGRFEMADGGTIFLDEIATISTKMQIELLRVLETKKLVRVGGNKEIESDFRVICATNKDLKKMVNNGTFREDLFYRLNVVNIHIPPLRDRIEDIPLLVDYFITKYCTSMSRGIISIDKAVLHRLETYPFPGNVRELENMIERAIVVGNGKEIRKKDLPFEEDSITNHTESLEDLEKKYILQILSKYDWNISRSAKVLKVDRVTLYNKIKKYDLKRKKK, from the coding sequence ATGGTAGCAAACATTTCAATTTTAATCGTAGACGATGAGGAATCGGTAAGAGATTCATTATTTAACTGGTTCATTGAAGACGGCTATCAGGTGGACCGTGCTGAGAATGCAAAGCAAGCATTATCTATTCTTGAATCGAAGGATTTTGACATTATTCTGGCAGATATTAAAATGCCTGGAATGGATGGTTTGGAAATGCATAGACGTATTAAAGCTTTTAATAAAAACTCCATCGTAATTATTATGACAGCTTTTGCATCTGTTTCAACAGCTGTACAGGCATTGAAAGATGGAGCTTATGATTACATTACAAAACCTTTTGATCCGGATGATCTCTCCCATTTGATCCGGAATGCGGCTAATCAAATTGCCTTGGTTTCAGAAAATGAATCCTTGAAAAGAAAGGTTGTTGCACTGGAAAACGTTGAAGATCTTATTGGTCGAAGCAAACCTATGATTAAGGTGTTAAAAGAAGTTGAACGCGTTGCACAGTCAAATTCTCCAGTCATAATTACCGGAGAAAGTGGTACAGGAAAAGAGCTTATTGCCAGAGCAGTTCATTCCAATTCTCAGCGAAAGTTTTTTCCTTTGGTCAGTGTTCATTGTGGCGCACTTACAGAAAGTTTGTTGGAAAGTGAATTGTTCGGACATGAAAAAGGAGCATTTACTGGTGCTATGTTTAATAGAAAGGGGCGTTTTGAGATGGCAGATGGAGGAACTATTTTTCTGGATGAAATAGCAACTATTTCTACTAAAATGCAAATTGAATTATTGCGGGTGTTAGAAACTAAGAAACTTGTACGAGTTGGCGGAAATAAAGAGATAGAATCTGACTTTAGAGTTATTTGTGCTACAAATAAGGATTTGAAGAAAATGGTTAATAATGGAACTTTTAGAGAGGATCTGTTTTATCGTTTGAATGTTGTTAATATCCATATTCCTCCATTGCGCGATAGAATTGAAGATATTCCTTTACTGGTAGATTATTTTATAACAAAATATTGTACATCAATGAGTAGGGGTATAATATCTATTGATAAAGCTGTGCTTCACCGACTTGAAACTTATCCTTTTCCTGGCAATGTTCGCGAACTTGAAAATATGATTGAGCGAGCAATAGTGGTTGGTAATGGTAAGGAAATTCGTAAAAAAGATTTGCCTTTCGAAGAAGATAGCATTACTAATCACACGGAAAGTTTAGAGGATCTTGAGAAAAAATACATTTTACAAATTCTATCAAAATATGATTGGAATATTTCACGTTCTGCAAAAGTATTAAAAGTTGATAGAGTGACGCTTTATAACAAGATCAAGAAATATGATTTAAAGCGCAAAAAAAAATAA
- a CDS encoding HAMP domain-containing protein, giving the protein MENIIQQSGNNVCMFVEGALYEYMLENDKTALTNMLNIINEMPGIQDVNMYDNQEKLVYSSFSEDESGHNDPNCIKCHEDITTMFTRDEKSFRIINVESECSMSQLDHNSRLLLIKSPILNQKSCYTASCHAHNNNEDVLGSFVIRIPLEELDANLNRSYILAIITTFFLLTLLLFFTRKNIKNPLNAIIKASEAVSKGDKSTRLEIKSHQLNDMRMVSKAFNEMLDNLQSASIELQNWSQQLEYKVQKKSEELSEIQNELIHVERIASLGKLSSSVAHEINNPLSGVLTYTKLIYKQLNKLDLDETIKLPILKYLKVIENETKRCGDIVKGLLEFSKKDQQEYANKHLHEIVADAFNLMSHQMKICGISMHTDFTAKFDTIHCSENQIKQACVAILLNALEAVTENGEIIMKTSNLDNEKIVLEITDNGVGIAADDIPHVFEPFFSAKQKTSGIGLGLAIVHGIIKSHNGNLEVESELGTGTTISIILPLIKS; this is encoded by the coding sequence ATGGAGAATATCATTCAGCAAAGTGGAAATAATGTGTGCATGTTTGTTGAAGGAGCTTTATATGAGTATATGCTGGAAAATGATAAAACAGCATTAACTAATATGCTCAATATAATTAATGAGATGCCTGGAATACAGGATGTGAATATGTATGATAATCAGGAAAAGCTTGTTTATTCCTCATTTTCTGAAGATGAATCAGGCCACAACGATCCAAATTGCATAAAATGTCACGAAGATATTACGACCATGTTTACACGTGATGAGAAGTCTTTCAGAATTATTAATGTCGAGAGCGAATGCAGTATGAGTCAATTGGATCATAACAGCAGACTCCTTCTGATAAAATCACCTATTTTAAATCAGAAATCTTGTTACACTGCATCTTGTCATGCACATAATAATAATGAAGATGTTTTGGGTTCATTTGTCATTAGGATTCCTTTAGAAGAATTGGATGCTAATTTGAATAGATCCTATATTTTGGCAATAATTACAACTTTTTTCTTGCTAACATTGCTGCTTTTTTTTACAAGAAAAAATATCAAAAATCCGTTAAATGCTATTATAAAAGCAAGTGAAGCCGTTTCCAAGGGCGATAAAAGCACACGCCTGGAAATTAAGTCACATCAATTAAATGATATGAGGATGGTTTCAAAAGCATTTAATGAAATGCTTGACAATCTTCAATCTGCTTCCATTGAGCTGCAGAACTGGTCGCAACAATTAGAGTATAAAGTTCAAAAAAAATCAGAAGAATTATCTGAAATTCAGAATGAATTAATTCATGTGGAACGAATTGCATCTCTAGGCAAATTATCCTCTTCAGTTGCTCACGAAATTAATAATCCTTTGTCGGGTGTACTCACATACACCAAATTGATCTACAAACAATTAAACAAGCTGGATCTTGATGAAACTATTAAATTGCCCATATTAAAATATTTAAAGGTCATTGAAAACGAAACAAAACGCTGTGGAGACATTGTCAAAGGTTTGCTTGAATTCTCAAAAAAAGATCAGCAGGAATATGCTAACAAGCATTTACATGAAATTGTTGCCGATGCTTTCAATTTAATGTCACACCAAATGAAAATATGCGGTATTAGCATGCATACTGATTTTACAGCCAAATTTGATACAATACATTGTAGTGAGAATCAGATAAAACAAGCTTGTGTGGCTATTCTTTTAAATGCCTTAGAAGCTGTTACTGAAAATGGTGAAATTATCATGAAAACATCAAACCTTGATAACGAGAAAATAGTTCTTGAAATCACAGATAATGGTGTTGGTATTGCAGCTGATGATATTCCTCATGTTTTTGAACCATTTTTCTCTGCCAAGCAGAAAACCAGCGGCATTGGACTAGGACTGGCAATTGTACATGGTATTATTAAAAGCCACAATGGTAATTTAGAAGTGGAGTCTGAATTAGGGACGGGAACCACAATATCGATAATATTACCCCTAATAAAAAGTTAA
- a CDS encoding HAMP domain-containing protein: MISFFRKILKFRLTIYGQVVITITILSVFVFISFGIIFRSVNEKYLDTVIKQNGNNIGSIVEGALYHSMLENDRSSLQNTLDLINTLPGIEDVNIYDHHYNLVHSTFESDSIGHNNPNCKDCHSNIKDMFPQKEKSFRILSFDSECDMSQKNYDYRLLLIHSPILNEKSCYTSSCHAHSRSDEVLGSFVIRIPLNDLDTAVEKSSSEFFILAAFAVILLLFSIIYISRRKIIIPLNSIVQASRAVSKGDKSTRLEIKPNTLYDLRMVSNAFNEMLDNLQAATNELKNWSQQLEYKVQQKTEELSEMQHELVHVERIASLGKLSSSVAHEINNPLAGVLTYTKLVQKQLAKPDLDEITKLSMSKYLKVIETETKRCGEIVKGLLEFSRKDDSDFETKHLHKILDESYALMSHQMKIGNISFLTDFSAKNDLIHCNRNQIKQACLALLLNASEAVLESAEILMKTTNPDEDSIKIEIKDNGVGISAEDLKHVFEPFFSAKQKTNGIGLGLAIVHGIVKSHNATIGINSDFGKGTTISITIPIKKD, from the coding sequence TTGATTAGTTTCTTTAGAAAAATATTAAAATTCCGATTAACAATTTATGGGCAGGTAGTTATTACCATAACAATTTTGTCTGTATTTGTCTTCATCTCTTTTGGTATTATTTTCCGATCTGTTAATGAAAAATATTTAGATACCGTAATCAAGCAAAATGGAAATAATATTGGGTCCATTGTAGAAGGAGCTTTGTATCATTCTATGCTTGAAAATGACAGAAGCTCATTGCAAAATACCTTGGATCTAATTAATACATTACCAGGTATTGAAGATGTTAATATTTATGATCATCATTATAATCTGGTTCACTCAACATTTGAATCAGACTCCATCGGTCATAACAACCCTAATTGCAAAGATTGTCATTCCAACATCAAAGACATGTTTCCACAGAAAGAGAAGTCGTTCAGGATATTAAGTTTTGATAGCGAATGTGATATGAGTCAAAAAAATTATGATTATAGACTCCTGCTCATACACTCACCCATATTAAATGAAAAATCATGCTATACCAGTTCATGTCATGCGCATAGTAGAAGTGATGAGGTATTGGGATCGTTCGTCATTCGAATTCCCTTAAATGATTTGGACACAGCAGTTGAGAAGTCTTCATCGGAATTTTTTATTTTGGCTGCTTTTGCTGTTATCCTACTACTATTTTCAATAATTTATATTTCAAGAAGAAAGATAATCATTCCTTTAAATTCGATAGTGCAAGCAAGTAGGGCTGTTTCTAAAGGTGATAAAAGCACCAGACTGGAGATAAAACCCAATACGCTCTATGATTTGAGAATGGTATCAAATGCTTTTAACGAAATGCTTGACAATCTTCAAGCAGCAACCAATGAATTGAAAAACTGGTCACAACAGCTTGAATATAAAGTTCAGCAAAAAACAGAAGAACTTTCAGAAATGCAGCATGAACTTGTTCATGTAGAAAGGATTGCATCATTAGGTAAATTATCATCCTCAGTTGCTCATGAGATTAATAACCCCTTGGCTGGAGTTTTAACCTATACCAAGTTAGTGCAGAAGCAATTAGCTAAACCGGATTTAGATGAAATCACAAAACTATCTATGTCAAAATATTTGAAAGTGATTGAAACTGAAACGAAGCGATGTGGCGAAATAGTAAAGGGCTTACTGGAATTTTCAAGAAAAGATGATTCAGATTTTGAAACCAAACATTTACACAAAATATTAGATGAGTCCTACGCATTAATGTCTCATCAGATGAAAATTGGTAATATTAGTTTTTTAACAGATTTCTCGGCTAAAAATGATTTAATCCACTGCAATAGAAACCAAATAAAGCAGGCATGTCTTGCCTTGTTGTTAAATGCGTCAGAAGCAGTACTCGAAAGTGCTGAAATTCTAATGAAAACAACAAATCCTGATGAAGATAGTATAAAAATAGAAATCAAAGATAATGGAGTAGGCATATCGGCTGAAGATTTAAAGCATGTTTTCGAGCCATTTTTCTCAGCTAAACAAAAAACAAATGGCATAGGATTGGGTCTGGCTATTGTTCATGGCATTGTTAAAAGTCATAATGCTACAATAGGTATTAATTCAGATTTTGGTAAAGGAACAACGATTTCAATAACAATACCCATTAAAAAAGACTAA
- a CDS encoding glycine cleavage system protein H, with the protein MEGFSKIDIFDTKGIEYIFVIGYLLILIVFWKFSSKQVTKKIQKVIGNLSDKILNIPQGLFYNQTHTWSFLEKSGNAKVGLDDFLQHITGKIEFSMLKNVGEKIKKGELLTIIEQNGKQLRIFSPISGEVINTNYMLAENPELLNDDPYDAGWIYQIKPKNWIAETSGYFLAEEATKWSRKELDRFKAFVMGSPMNKYAAEPVLMVLQDGGELRDNILTELPKEVWDDFQAEFLNV; encoded by the coding sequence ATGGAAGGTTTTAGCAAAATAGATATATTTGATACCAAGGGAATCGAATATATATTTGTGATTGGATATTTATTAATTCTCATTGTTTTCTGGAAATTCTCCTCTAAACAAGTAACAAAAAAGATTCAAAAAGTGATTGGAAACCTCTCGGATAAAATTCTTAATATTCCTCAGGGATTATTCTATAATCAAACCCATACATGGTCTTTTCTCGAAAAATCGGGAAATGCAAAAGTTGGCTTGGATGATTTTCTACAACATATTACAGGCAAAATTGAATTTTCGATGCTTAAAAATGTTGGAGAGAAAATAAAAAAGGGGGAATTATTGACGATAATTGAACAAAATGGGAAGCAACTCCGTATTTTTTCACCAATATCAGGTGAGGTAATTAATACGAATTATATGCTTGCTGAAAATCCAGAATTACTTAATGATGATCCGTATGATGCAGGTTGGATTTATCAGATTAAGCCTAAAAATTGGATTGCAGAAACCAGTGGGTATTTTTTGGCTGAAGAAGCAACAAAATGGTCAAGAAAAGAGTTGGATAGGTTTAAGGCATTTGTTATGGGTAGCCCCATGAATAAATATGCTGCAGAACCAGTCTTAATGGTGCTGCAAGATGGAGGTGAGCTTCGTGATAACATCCTGACCGAGCTTCCAAAAGAGGTATGGGATGATTTTCAAGCAGAATTTCTAAATGTTTAA
- the nrfD gene encoding polysulfide reductase NrfD yields MKNEKKTGVIKFMLHELKPKGKIITPFNVISAITIIAAAVILYIRFTKGLGAVIHASQDAPWGLWINFNVITGVAFAGGAFVVTFLVYILGMEKYRPIVRATVLYALLAYVFYAGALLLDLGRPWKVINPIIGNSFGLSAVLFLVAWHFILYMGSLFIEFYPTVTEWLGLKKQRKIAVSLTLAVVIFGITLSTLHQSGLGALFLMAKAKIHPLWYSQFIPILFFISSIFAGLSLVIILESINQKVFKNLMSFVFKSSHKSMLTGLAKTCSISMFVYLAMTLLVLLHEKNGMYLNTSWGYWYLLEIIGFVALPATLFMIGYKRLNIFLIRTAAIMTALGIILNRLNISTFSYHWYENTIHFPTWMEVVVSAAVIMVQILVFRWIVRRMPVYTDSPSWIAKETHIETLEKGNLKAKKWKVLAK; encoded by the coding sequence ATGAAAAATGAAAAGAAAACAGGTGTTATAAAATTCATGTTACATGAATTGAAACCTAAAGGAAAAATAATAACTCCATTTAATGTTATTTCAGCAATAACAATAATTGCAGCAGCTGTAATTCTTTATATAAGATTTACAAAAGGTTTGGGTGCTGTAATACATGCTTCTCAAGATGCACCTTGGGGCTTATGGATTAATTTTAACGTAATTACGGGAGTAGCCTTTGCTGGAGGAGCTTTTGTTGTTACATTTCTGGTCTATATTCTAGGAATGGAAAAGTATCGCCCAATAGTAAGAGCAACTGTACTTTATGCTTTATTGGCATATGTTTTTTATGCAGGTGCATTATTGTTGGATCTCGGACGCCCCTGGAAAGTTATCAATCCTATAATTGGGAATTCATTTGGATTGAGTGCTGTACTGTTTTTAGTAGCATGGCATTTTATCCTATATATGGGCTCCTTGTTTATTGAATTTTATCCAACTGTCACCGAATGGCTAGGTCTGAAAAAACAAAGAAAAATTGCCGTTTCATTAACTTTAGCTGTTGTGATTTTTGGAATTACACTTTCTACTCTACACCAATCTGGACTAGGTGCTTTATTCCTAATGGCAAAGGCAAAGATTCATCCTTTATGGTATTCCCAGTTCATACCGATATTGTTTTTCATCTCAAGTATTTTTGCCGGATTATCATTGGTCATTATTCTGGAGAGCATAAATCAAAAAGTATTCAAAAATCTGATGTCGTTTGTATTTAAAAGTTCTCATAAGAGCATGTTAACTGGATTAGCAAAAACCTGCTCAATAAGCATGTTCGTTTATTTAGCTATGACATTGTTGGTTTTATTGCATGAGAAAAACGGAATGTATTTAAATACAAGTTGGGGGTATTGGTATTTGCTTGAAATCATTGGATTTGTTGCCTTACCGGCTACTTTATTTATGATTGGTTATAAGCGATTAAATATATTTCTTATTAGAACTGCAGCTATCATGACAGCTCTTGGTATAATTTTAAACAGGCTCAATATTTCCACTTTTTCATACCACTGGTACGAAAACACAATTCACTTTCCTACCTGGATGGAAGTAGTCGTCAGTGCAGCAGTTATTATGGTACAAATATTAGTATTTAGATGGATCGTAAGAAGAATGCCTGTTTATACAGATTCTCCTAGCTGGATAGCAAAGGAAACACATATTGAAACTTTAGAAAAAGGAAACTTAAAAGCAAAAAAATGGAAGGTTTTAGCAAAATAG
- a CDS encoding 4Fe-4S dicluster domain-containing protein encodes MGINRRNFLRTLGVTGATLACGKGLTAEKEDSSDIEFYGILYDSTRCMACQNCEYACSDQYELPYSKTFPEVGLVRKTDETTRVVINSYETSEGEQYIRHACNHCNSPACASACLTKAMYKTPEGPVIWQEDKCMGCRSCMIACPFDVPKFEYNSPNPKIQKCRMCYELVKEGGIPACVDSCLYDALKFGKRRDLLEEANKRIYTNPDRYVHSIYGEHEVGGTGILYLASAPFEELDLKTNLGSKAYPEHNKTFLSSVPAVLILWPAFLLGLNNSLVERKNKIAKDKMN; translated from the coding sequence ATGGGTATTAATCGAAGAAATTTTTTAAGAACATTGGGAGTTACCGGTGCCACACTTGCATGTGGTAAAGGCTTAACTGCTGAAAAAGAGGACTCGAGTGATATAGAATTTTATGGGATTTTATATGATTCAACACGATGTATGGCTTGTCAGAATTGTGAATACGCCTGTTCTGATCAATATGAATTGCCCTATTCGAAGACTTTTCCAGAAGTAGGTCTTGTTCGAAAAACTGATGAAACAACACGCGTTGTTATTAATAGTTACGAAACTTCAGAAGGAGAACAGTACATCCGACATGCCTGCAATCATTGTAATAGTCCTGCGTGTGCTTCGGCCTGTTTGACAAAAGCCATGTATAAAACTCCTGAGGGCCCTGTAATATGGCAGGAAGATAAGTGTATGGGCTGTCGTTCTTGCATGATAGCTTGTCCTTTTGATGTTCCCAAATTTGAGTACAATAGTCCGAATCCAAAAATTCAGAAGTGCAGGATGTGCTACGAATTAGTAAAAGAAGGAGGAATACCTGCATGCGTAGATTCTTGTTTGTATGATGCTTTGAAATTCGGAAAAAGAAGGGATTTATTGGAAGAGGCTAACAAGCGGATATACACCAACCCTGATCGATATGTTCACAGCATTTATGGAGAACATGAAGTGGGAGGCACGGGTATTCTTTATCTTGCTTCAGCTCCATTCGAGGAGTTGGATCTTAAAACCAATCTAGGTTCAAAAGCATATCCAGAACACAATAAAACATTTCTATCCTCTGTGCCAGCCGTACTAATCTTATGGCCAGCTTTTTTGCTTGGGTTAAATAATTCCCTGGTAGAGAGAAAAAACAAAATAGCAAAAGATAAAATGAACTAA
- a CDS encoding electron transport complex protein RnfA produces the protein MEILTIIILAVFVNNIVLAQFLGICPFIGVSKKIDTAIGMSGAVLFVMTLATIVTYIIRYYVLEPFGLEFLQTISFILVIAALVQMVEIILKKVSPTLFQALGIFLPLITTNCAVLGVAILTINGNYSLIGGVVYAIANAIGFGLALIIFAGIREHLDLMEVPKGMRGVPISFIVAGILALAFMGFAGIV, from the coding sequence ATGGAAATATTAACAATAATCATACTTGCCGTATTTGTAAATAACATTGTACTGGCTCAGTTTCTTGGGATTTGTCCATTTATTGGTGTTTCTAAGAAAATTGATACGGCTATAGGAATGAGTGGTGCAGTATTATTTGTGATGACTCTTGCAACCATTGTTACTTACATAATTCGATATTATGTTTTGGAGCCTTTTGGATTAGAGTTTCTGCAAACAATTAGTTTTATTCTTGTTATTGCAGCATTGGTTCAAATGGTTGAAATTATCTTGAAAAAAGTAAGCCCTACTTTATTTCAGGCTTTAGGTATTTTCTTACCACTTATCACAACAAATTGTGCAGTACTTGGTGTTGCTATCTTAACGATCAATGGAAATTATAGCCTGATTGGCGGAGTTGTTTATGCAATTGCCAATGCAATCGGATTTGGTCTTGCTCTGATAATTTTTGCTGGAATCAGAGAGCATTTAGATTTAATGGAAGTTCCAAAAGGAATGCGTGGTGTACCGATCTCATTTATTGTAGCAGGTATTTTAGCATTGGCATTTATGGGCTTTGCTGGCATCGTATAA
- a CDS encoding electron transport complex subunit E codes for MSMKETLTKGFFKENPVFILLLGLCPTLGVTTSAANGLGMGLATAFVLIMSNLVVSLIKSQIPDKVRIPAFIVIIASFVTIVDLVMNAYVPALHAQLGLFIPLIVVNCVVLGRAEAFASKNTVFSSMIDGLGMGLGFTFALTLLGAVREILGSSALFGFNIPIYPLDEGGSPITMIVFVLAPGAFIGLGYLISIMNKISKS; via the coding sequence ATGAGTATGAAAGAAACATTAACAAAAGGTTTTTTTAAGGAGAATCCCGTATTTATTTTATTACTGGGATTATGTCCTACATTAGGTGTTACAACATCAGCAGCAAACGGTCTTGGAATGGGCTTGGCAACAGCTTTTGTGCTTATTATGTCTAACCTGGTGGTCTCTCTTATTAAGAGTCAAATTCCTGACAAAGTCAGAATTCCTGCTTTCATCGTTATCATCGCATCTTTTGTAACGATTGTCGATTTGGTTATGAATGCTTACGTTCCTGCATTACATGCTCAACTGGGTTTATTCATTCCATTAATTGTTGTTAACTGTGTTGTATTGGGAAGGGCTGAGGCTTTTGCATCTAAGAATACAGTCTTTAGTTCCATGATTGATGGATTAGGAATGGGCCTAGGATTTACATTCGCCTTAACATTATTGGGTGCTGTGCGTGAAATTCTTGGATCAAGTGCTCTATTTGGATTCAATATTCCTATCTATCCATTAGATGAAGGAGGAAGTCCAATCACCATGATCGTATTTGTTTTGGCGCCAGGTGCATTTATTGGACTGGGTTATTTAATTAGCATAATGAACAAAATATCTAAATCATAA